The sequence GCTCGCCGAGCTCGTCCGCGATCTCGAACTCGCCCCGCACCGTGTGCACCTGGGAGATCCCACTAAGAACGGCAACCAGCTGCGAGCTCGCCTCCGCCTGCCGGCATAGCTCGAGGGCACGGGAGTGGACGCGCTCGGGCGAGTGCCCGGCCTTCTCCAATCCCGCGGAAAAGGCCATCGAGAAGCAGCCCGCGTGAGCGGCCCCGATCAGCTCCTCGGGGTTCGTCCCCTCGCCGTCCTCGAACCGCGACCGGAAGGAGTACGGCCCATCGAAGGCCCCGCTTCCGAGCTTCATCGTGCCTTTGCCACTCTTGAGGTTGCCTTCCCAGATCGCCTCGGCGTTGCGCGTCGCCATAAGATTTTCCTTTCTCCGCTCTTTCGAGCGTGGGTCCGTGATGAGAACTACTCGAGAGGAATGCGTTCCTTGTTCTTCGACAGCCATTCCTCGAAGTTCTGTAGGGAGGGATTCAGGGATCGGGCCATCTCGGGATCGCGCGGTCCGCAGAACTCCTCCTGGAAGTCCCGCTTGTACTGGAACATGTTGCCGAGATCCGCTGCGCCCGGGAAACCCAGGCCTCGATAGACGTCGGGCGGTATGGCGTTGTACTGCACTTCCCGACCCAGCGCCTTGGTGAGCGCGCTGGCCATCTGCGCACCCGTCAGTTGCTCTCCGGAGACGCCGATAGTCTTTTTGACGAGCTCATCTCCCTTCAGGAAGATTCCGTAAGCGCACTTGCCGATGTCCTCTGCGGCGATCCCGGGAAGTTTCTTGTCGTCCATCGGGAGAGTGAAGGCCAGTTTGCCGTCCGGGCCCTTCTTGGGGCCCATGCCGAAGTAGATCATGTTCTCCCAATAGAATGACGTCAGCAGGAACGTGGTCGGCACGCCGAGCTCGGTGAACACCCGGTTGGCCTCGCCCTTG comes from Candidatus Methylomirabilota bacterium and encodes:
- a CDS encoding OsmC family peroxiredoxin, translated to MATRNAEAIWEGNLKSGKGTMKLGSGAFDGPYSFRSRFEDGEGTNPEELIGAAHAGCFSMAFSAGLEKAGHSPERVHSRALELCRQAEASSQLVAVLSGISQVHTVRGEFEIADELGE
- a CDS encoding NmrA/HSCARG family protein, with product MAEKKIIAVVGATGAQGSGLVRAIVGDKGGGFAARALTRKVNSEKAKELAKLGAEVVAADVDDVESLKKAFTGAYGAFCVTFFWEHFSPEQEFAQAKAMATAAKDAGIQHVIWSTLEDTRQWVPLSDSRMPTLMGKYKVPHLDAKGEANRVFTELGVPTTFLLTSFYWENMIYFGMGPKKGPDGKLAFTLPMDDKKLPGIAAEDIGKCAYGIFLKGDELVKKTIGVSGEQLTGAQMASALTKALGREVQYNAIPPDVYRGLGFPGAADLGNMFQYKRDFQEEFCGPRDPEMARSLNPSLQNFEEWLSKNKERIPLE